In the genome of Euzebyales bacterium, the window AGGCTCCCGGACGCTCGACGCGGGCGACGCCCGCGTCGTCACGGTCAGCCAGACCTACGACGCGGACGTCGAAGACGTGTGGGACGCCTGCACGAACGCCGACCGCATCCCGCGGTGGTTCCTGCCCGTGACCGGCGAGCTGAAGGAGGGCGGCCGCTACGAGCTGGAGGGCAACGCGAGTGGGACGATCGACACCTGCGACCCGCCGCACGGGTTCACCGCCACGTGGGAGTTCGGTGGCGAGGTCAGTTGGATCGAAGTGCGGCTGGCCGAGGTCGGCGGCGGACGCACCGAGCTGCGACTCGATCACGTCGCCCACGTCGACGACACCCGGTGGACGCAGTTCGGTCCGGGCGCGGTCGGGGTCGGGTGGGACCTGGCGCTGACGGGCCTCGCCTCCCACCTCGGCGCCGATGGCGCCGCGGTCGACCGGGACGAGGCTGAGGCGTGGGCGATGTCCGACGAGGGCCGGGCGTTCATGACGCGCAGCAGCGGGGCCTGGCGTGATGCCAGCATCGCCGCCGGGACCGACCCCGACCAGGCGACCGCGTCGGCCGAGCGGACGACGGCGTTCTACACCGGACAGGACGTGCCGGAGACGTCAACCTGACACCATCGGCCGCCCGGTGGCCGAGACCACCGGCGGCCACGTGGCGCAACCTCGTCATCAGTGACGCGTCCGAGTCGCCGCCGAGCAGGGCACGCCATCACCCGACCTGAGCACAGGTCGTGTGATGTGTCTGCGGGGAGCGCGGTCGACAGGCGCTGTCCGTGGTGGCAGGCTCGACGGCACGGATCACTGCCCGGGAGCACCCACCGATGGTCTACGCCTTCATCGTCGGACCGGTCGCGATCGCGGTCCGCTACTGGGAGGAGCGTGACCGGGAGGTTGAGGGCGGCGCGCGCATCGAGGTCCGCCGCGTCGCCGAGGTGATCGGCGAACGGCACCGTCCGGGTGCCGCGGGCTGGCGCATCGAGCCGGTCGCGGACGGCGGCCTGTGGCGGTCCGACATCCTGACCGTCATCAGCCGGCCCGGCAACGAGGTGCGGTACCACCATCATCCCGAGTTCAGCGACGGCGACGTCGGCCGGCGGGTGTTCGATCCCGAGATGACCGCGGACCCGGTCGGCTTCACGATGGCACGACTC includes:
- a CDS encoding SRPBCC family protein; the encoded protein is MIDVEHQISAVSRQVGSRTLDAGDARVVTVSQTYDADVEDVWDACTNADRIPRWFLPVTGELKEGGRYELEGNASGTIDTCDPPHGFTATWEFGGEVSWIEVRLAEVGGGRTELRLDHVAHVDDTRWTQFGPGAVGVGWDLALTGLASHLGADGAAVDRDEAEAWAMSDEGRAFMTRSSGAWRDASIAAGTDPDQATASAERTTAFYTGQDVPETST